The segment ACATGATTAAATAATGCTAAGTTTGGACTGATGGAAACATCATACCAAGATGTAAACCAAAAACTAGGCACACCAATTTCCATATCGTCATGATATAAACCGCCTTCATACCAAGCCGGATCATTGGGCTTGCGACGTACCATTTTATCGAATATTTCTTTTTTTCCGTGCATATTTTGTAGCATATCTTGAATTGGTAAATGTGCCAATGCCTTAGACATATCGATTTCCGGATTCTCGGGTGCTAAATCATAGAAACGAGAAATACGGATTAAATCTTCTTGCGTAGCTCCTTCCGGAATTCTAGGTTTAAACTTATCTTGTTCTACACCGTACAACCAAGCGAAGAATAATAGTTGCTCTGCTCCTCCTCTATACCAATTTCCTTGTTCATGGTATTCACCAACTGTACCTACTCCTGCACCATATCCCATGGGAATCATAGCAGCATGAGAAGGATGATCTAAAGCTGCAACAGCCATCTGCCATTCTGCTGTAGAAGAACAACCTAAGGTTCCTATTTTACCATTGGACCAATCTTGCTCTTTCATCCAGGTAAATGCATCATACCCATCGGTTAAAGGAACACCGAGAATATCCCACTCTCCTTCTGAGAAAAACCTACCGCGTTCGTTTTGTACCACATAGGCATATCCATGCTGAATTGCTTGTAAAGCTGCCTTAGCAGTGCGTTCGCTTTTTTCTCCATCTCGCCACGTATTAAAGTTATAGGGTGTTCTTGAGAATATAATAGGTACTTTTTCATCCGTTTTTGGTCGGTAAATATCAGTAGCCAATCGAACGCCATCTCGCATAGGCATCATGATTTTTTGATCAACTACTGCAAGTTTTTCTAATTGCTTAAATACACCTTCTTCTGTTTCTTCTTGTGCTTTTACAGACGTATAGCTAATCGTTGCTATAAAAAGGAATAAAAAGAGTTTTAATGGTTGTTTTTTCATAGAATGGGTAATTTGTTTAAATAAGTATCTAAAATTATAGGAAAATTAGTCTTAGTAGTTGAAAAAAGACAACTTTAACATGATTTCAGCAAATATGTTTTCACTATAGTTTTTATGGAGGAAAGGAAATCTTTAAAAGATTGTTATAGTTTGTTTATAAGGCGTTAAATACAACCTATTTTTTAAGAATTACTTGTACCTTAAAGGAAAACATAAATTATGGATGCTAAAGAGAAAAAAGAAAAAGGAGACAGTAAAGACACAACGTACAATTCTGATGTTACTAAACATGACTTAGAAGTGCTAGGACAAAACCATATACACGGTGATGGTGGTGATGATCAACAATTGAAAGAGCGTGCCCAAAAAATTGATTTTAGCGGAAAAAACTTAGATGTTCCAGGTAGAACAAAAGCTCAAAAAGGACAAGGTGCTACTAATTTGAATGATGAAGAAAACAAATTACATAGCCAAGGTGGCGATAGTAATGAAAACTTAGAGCGAGATGATGCTTCTAAAGGATAAAAATACAAGACCAAGAATCAAGACAGGAAAGGTTTTATAATTTATTTGAACGCCAATAAGATAGTATCTTGTCTTGTTTTTGGCTTTATAAAGTCCCGATATAGTTATCGGGACTTTATGTTTATATTATAAATCGTCTGCGCTAGCAATCATTTCAGCCACGTCCATAACAGCAACATCACCTTCTTGGTTTTTTCCTTTCACGCCGTCTGTCATCATGGTATTACAAAATGGACAAGCTGCGGCAATTACTTTTGGTTGTGTTTCTAATGCTTCTTCAGTACGTTCAATGTTTACATCTTTCTTTCCTTCTTCTGGCTCTTTAAACATTTGTGCCCCACCAGCTCCACAACAAAGTCCGCGAGACTTGCATCGTTTCATCTCTACCAATTCTACTTCTAATTTACGCAGTAAATCGCGAGGAGCCTCATATTCGCCATTAGCGCGTCCTAAATAACAAGGATCGTGAAAAGTGATTTTCTTTCCTTTAAATTTTCCTCCCTCTACTTTTAATCTTCCTTCGTTTAAAAGCGATTTCAAAAATTGGGTGTGGTGTACTACTTCGTAGTTACCCCCTAATTCAGGATATTCGTTTTTAATAGTATTAAAACAGTGTGGACAAGCAGTTACTATTTTTTTTACTTCATAACCATTTAGCACTTCGATGTTTGTCATTGCTTGCATTTGGAACAGAAATTCATTTCCAGCTCTTTTTGCAGGGTCTCCCGTGCAGCTTTCTTCGGTTCCCAATACCGCAAAATCTACCTTTGCGTTATGTAAGAGTTTTACGAAAGCTTTGGTTATTTTTTTTGCCCGATCATCAAAACTTCCGGCACAACCTACCCAAAACAATACTTCGGGTTTTTTGCCTTCAGCCATATATTCGGCCATTGTGGGTACTTTTATAGATTCACTCATGGTGTTCTTACTTTTATTCTTTGAAAACTTGAATGGTTACTTTTTTATCAATCAAGTCTGTAAATTTTCCTTTATATCGTGTAGCTTTTACTAAATGATTATCAATCCAATGGTAATTTCCGCCGCGTGGCTTTCCCATTAATAAGGAATGATACTTAAAGCCGTGTTTGTTTAGCCATGTTTCAGTTACTTCGCGATGATCTTCAGTTCTAGAAGTAAAAAAACAAATTATATGACCTTGATCGTACCAATTATTCAATGTTTTTAAAGCATCTGGAAATGGTTCACACGTTGCCATTCGTTCTGGCTCTTCATTTGGAACATCATCTGTAATGGTTCCATCAATATCAATCAAGTAGTTTTTTATGTCTTTTGGAAGTATAGGGCTTACGTGTTCCCCACTTTCAACTTTATCATGTAATAATTTTTCAACTTCTTCTTTCTTCATACTACATTTTTACGCTTCATCTTTCCAGTTTAAACGGTCCATTTGGTTATAAGGCCAAGGAGCGCCGTTGTTTTCAATGTTGGTCATCGCTACATTCAGTTCATTTGGCGCAGCAGATTGCTCCATCACCAAATATTGACGCATATCCATAATAATAGAAAGAGGATCGATGCTTACCGGGCAAGCTTCTACACAGGCATTACACGTGGTGCATGCCCATAGTTCTTCCCGTAAGATATGATCGTCTAATAGTTGCTTTCCGTCTGGTTTAAATTCGCCATTTTTGGTGATGTTCTTCCCTACTTCTTCAATTCGATCACGGGTATCCATCATAATTTTCCGTGGCGATAGTTTTTTACCTGTTTGATTAGCAGGGCATTCACTTGTGCAACGGCCACATTCCGTACAGGTATAGGCGTTTAATAACTGAATTCTACTTAAATCCATCACATCACTAGCACCAAATTTTTCAGGTTCGGCATCTG is part of the Marixanthomonas ophiurae genome and harbors:
- a CDS encoding CocE/NonD family hydrolase, which codes for MKKQPLKLFLFLFIATISYTSVKAQEETEEGVFKQLEKLAVVDQKIMMPMRDGVRLATDIYRPKTDEKVPIIFSRTPYNFNTWRDGEKSERTAKAALQAIQHGYAYVVQNERGRFFSEGEWDILGVPLTDGYDAFTWMKEQDWSNGKIGTLGCSSTAEWQMAVAALDHPSHAAMIPMGYGAGVGTVGEYHEQGNWYRGGAEQLLFFAWLYGVEQDKFKPRIPEGATQEDLIRISRFYDLAPENPEIDMSKALAHLPIQDMLQNMHGKKEIFDKMVRRKPNDPAWYEGGLYHDDMEIGVPSFWFTSWYDVSISPNLALFNHVRNNGKSKEIRDNQYLIISPTLHCAYTRATENTIVGERPVGDATLNYEEQIYGWFDMWLKGEENDFKKETPRVQYYTMGSNEWQASEVWPPKNTKMTTMYLNSDGAANTLNGDGVLMYKKPGKKDTPDSFTYDPMDPVKSHGGNVCCTGNAVEGGAFDQQAMETREDILVYTSEPLKEGMEVSGFIESTLYLSSDVKDTDITIKLIDVYPDGRAYNLDETIQRVRYREGYDKEVFMEKGNVYKVDLTPMSTSNFFKKGHSIRIEVSSSNFPRFARNLNTGGNNYDEKEGVVAHNKIHHSKEYPSMIKLPIVSE
- a CDS encoding (Fe-S)-binding protein; the encoded protein is MSESIKVPTMAEYMAEGKKPEVLFWVGCAGSFDDRAKKITKAFVKLLHNAKVDFAVLGTEESCTGDPAKRAGNEFLFQMQAMTNIEVLNGYEVKKIVTACPHCFNTIKNEYPELGGNYEVVHHTQFLKSLLNEGRLKVEGGKFKGKKITFHDPCYLGRANGEYEAPRDLLRKLEVELVEMKRCKSRGLCCGAGGAQMFKEPEEGKKDVNIERTEEALETQPKVIAAACPFCNTMMTDGVKGKNQEGDVAVMDVAEMIASADDL
- a CDS encoding LNS2 domain-containing protein, with amino-acid sequence MKKEEVEKLLHDKVESGEHVSPILPKDIKNYLIDIDGTITDDVPNEEPERMATCEPFPDALKTLNNWYDQGHIICFFTSRTEDHREVTETWLNKHGFKYHSLLMGKPRGGNYHWIDNHLVKATRYKGKFTDLIDKKVTIQVFKE